In Leisingera sp. NJS204, the DNA window GCATCTGAGCCCTGCCTGACCGGGATTGGCCTCCCGTCTCATGAGCAGATCAAGGGGGCTGGCTACATCCTGAAAGGTGTTGGCCGCCACCTTTGGTGGTGGTCTCCGGCTTGGCGTGCCCGGGCAAAACCTGAATGACCCGGATATCAGTCCCGGCCCCCGGCAGATGGGTTGCAAAGCTGTGCCTCAGCCTGTGGGGTGGCACCTTCTTCCTGACCCCGGCGAAGCCGTGCGCCACGCCGAAAGCCACGCTAAAGGCAGCGCGGCATCGCAATCCAGGTCCGGGCGCGGTTTCCAGAAGGCGTGACACGTCCTCGGCGCTCAGCGCCACGGGGATCTTCTT includes these proteins:
- a CDS encoding tyrosine-type recombinase/integrase, encoding MRYQRAAKKIPVALSAEDVSRLLETAPGPGLRCRAAFSVAFGVAHGFAGVRKKVPPHRLRHSFATHLPGAGTDIRVIQVLPGHAKPETTTKGGGQHLSGCSQPP